The Intestinibaculum porci DNA window CAAAACTTGTTTATTTATCAACGGATGATAAAAATAAACATTTTTCAGTGACTTTTAAGACCTTACCAGAAAATGATACGGGGGTCTTTCATATCCTCGAACACTCTGTGTTATGTGGATCAGACAAATATCCGGTCAAAGAACCATTTGTGGAGTTATTGAAGAGTTCAATGAATACGTTCTTAAATGCGATGACCTTTCCGGATAAGACGATGTATCCTGTCTCTTCAAAAAATGAACAGGACTTTCTAAATTTAACGGATGTTTATTTAGATGCGGTTTTCAAACCAGCAATTTATCATAATAAGAAGATTTTTGAACAGGAAGGCTGGCATTATGAATTAAGAGATCAAGGTGATGAGGTTGTCTATAAAGGTGTTGTCTTTAATGAAATGAAGGGGGCTACTTCTTCAATTGATACGATGATTGATAATGAATTAATGCGGGCCCTTTATCCTGATAATGCCTATCAGTATATCTCTGGAGGAGATCCTAAAGCTATTCCCACATTAACGTATGAAGAGTTTTTACATAATCATCAGAAGTATTATCATCCTTCTAACAGCTATTTTTATATTGAAGGCGATCTCCATATCGAAGCGGTATTAAAGAAGATTGCTCATTATCTTGATGCTTATGAAGAAGGCGAAAGCTTTGACTTACCAGATCAGGCGGTTGTGCCAAATACGACGGTGCGTTCTTACTATCCTGTCGCTAAAGGGGAAGAAACGAAGGAAAAGACTCAGATTACTTTTGGAAAAGTGGTGGCATCTTTTGATGAAATCCAAAAGATTTTAGCGATTAATATCTTATCCGATTACTTAACCGGCTCTAATGATGCACCCCTCAAGAAAGCAATCTTAGATGCGCATTTAGCGCAGGATTTCTATACCGCTATTACCGATGGCATCAAGCAGCCATTCTTTGTCGTCAGCGCAGTTAATACAGAAGAAAAACGCTTAATCGAGATTAAGAAAATCATTCGTCAGGTGATTGATGAGATCTTAGAAAAAGGGATTAATAAAACACAGTTAGAAGCTTCTTTAAACCAGTTAGAATTCACCACGCGTGATGTCAGTGAGCCAAAAGGTTTAATGCATAACTTATTGGTTTTATCCTCACAGTTATATGGCGGGGATCCAGCTTTATACTTATCTTATGAAGCGCCTTTAAAAGCGTTAAGAGAGGCCTTGTCAACGCATTATTATGAAGACTTATTACAGTCATTATTTGAAGATCATGGCGTGGCAACAGTCGTCATGGTGCCAGATGATCGTTTAAGTGAACGCATGGCGGAAGAAGAAAAAGAAAGACTTGCCGTTATTAAAAGCAGCTGGGATCAGGAGACTTTAAAACAGGTGATCGCCGAAAATGAAGCGTTAGATGCTTGGCATGAAACCCCTGATACGCCCGAAGCGTTAGCGACGATTCCTAAGTTATCACTAAGTGATTTAAAGGATCAGCCGGAAGAGTTAAAAACAAATGTGCAGACGATTGACGGTGTTACTGTGTTAACCCATCCTTCACCAATTGATGGAATTGTCTACTTCAATGCCTACTTTAAGTTAGATGTTGCAAGTCATGAAGACTTAAGTGCTTATTCTTATTTACCAAACTTATTAGGCTCGTTACCAACCAAACGTTCGTTAATGGAATTATTATATGATATGAAAGCCAATACCGGTCGGTTAACTTTCGATATCGGGTCAACGAGTATCCCTGGCGATCTTGATCATGTGGAAGTGTATTTAATGGCGAAAGCGAGTGTCCTTAAAAGCAAAGTAGGGGATGCTGTTCGTTTAATCAAAGAAGTCTTAACGGAAACGGATTTAACGAATAAAGACTATATTCAGCCATTATTACTGCAGATCTATGATGACTTCAGAAATGATATCATTGGCAATGGTCATCGTTATGCGATGCGTAAAGCGATGTCTTCTTACTCTAAAGAAGCCTTCTTTAATGAAGTGGTAGATGGCTTAGATGCTTATGATTACTTAGCCGATCTTGTCAAAAACTTTGATGAAAAGAGTGATGGCTTTATTGCCAAACTCGTTGATTTACAAAAACATCAGTTAACAAGAAATCGCCTGATTCTTTCGATGACCACATCGCAAGTGGATGAAGCGCTGATCAATACTTTAATCAAGCCATTCATTGCGGATTATCCTGATTCCATGAATTACAGCGGAGCTACTTATGAAACAGAAAAACCAGTCAACTTAGGCGTGGTTATTCCTAATGGCGTCTCTTATGCAGCCTTAGCTAATAACCTCTATCGCTTAGGCCATAACTATCATGGTATCTGGATTGTTATTTCCACGCTGCTTTCTTATAACTATTTATGGAATGAAGTCAGAGTCAAAGGCGGCGCTTATGGCACCGGCTTTAGCAGTGGCGCGTTAGGTACGTTAGCCTATTATTCTTATCGTGATCCTGATGTTGCAAGTGCTATTCAAACCTATGAACATAGTGGTGATTTTATTCGTGCCTTTATGGAAAGTGATGAAGATCTCGATCAGTATATTATTTCTTCAGTAGCGAAGTTAGAACCATTACGTACACCACGTACTTATGGCGATGTCGCTGATGGCAATTACTTACGTCATATTACGTATGACTATGAATGTGCGCGTCGCGATGAAATGATGAAGATGAAGAAAGAAGATTTAGCTTCTTTTGCGGAGATTTTAGATCAGTTAGGTAAGGATCATACTTTATGTATTATCGGTCATAAAGAAGAATTAGATCGCTGCGCTGAGCAGTTAGATGATATTCGTACACTTTAAAAAATGCGCATTGTGAATCGTTCACAATGCGTTTTGTTTTTGAAATATAAAAAAGCATGAGCCTATTTCATCATGGACCAATGTTTTTACTTGTTGGAAATTGTAAAGCAATAGTGAATGATTTTAGAAATCTGCTTGCTTGGTGATTTTCTGTATGTTTTTTCTTGGGTACGGTGGTTTTGTTTTGGGAGGTTTATTGTTATAATAGGAAGGCGTAGGAGGTGAAGCCAATGTTTGGACATTTAGTTGTCAAAAGTGCCTATTCTTTTCAAAATAGTACTATTCTCATTCCAGATCTCGTTAAAGCGGCGAAAGCGCGTCATCTTGATGTCTTAGCCTTAACGGATGAGAATAATATGTATGGCACTTTTGAGTTTTATGAAGCCTGCAAGAAAGCTGGCATTAAGCCGATCTTTGGCGTCGAAGCCTCGATTAATATCAATCATGAGATCTATCCTTTTACCTTACTTGCGAAGGATGATCATGGCTACTTTGATTTAGTAAGGATTGTCTCAGATATTAACTTATCAAAAAGTCGTAGCTTGCCAATTCGTGATTTAGCCCGTTATAATGAGCATCTTATTATTATGATTGCCAGTGATGAAGGGATTGTGCAACGCTTAATTCTAAAGGAGATGGAAAAGGAAGCGGAAAAGTATTTACGCTTCTTTAAAGATATCTTTAAAAACTTCTATGTCTGTTTATGCGATCATGAATTAGCCTTAGGCGATATGATGAACAAACGTCTAGAAACGTTAGCCAATTTAGTCCATATTCCGATTGTCTGCGCCAATGATGTCTCTTATCTCAATCCTCAGGATGCGCTCGCCTTAGATTTATTAAGGGCTTCGGCTAAAGGGGAAACGCTCAGTCCTAACCATCAGCCGAAAACAACGGCCTGTTACTTAAAAAGTGAAGAAGAGATGATGCGCAGCTTTTCTCCTGAGATTATTGAAAATACCAAAGAATTGCTCAATCTCTGCAAAGCGTCGATTCCGGAAAATAATAAGAATTTACCAAACTATCCCGTCGCAGAGCATGTTCAAAAAGATCTTTACTTACGAAAGCTCTGCCAAGTTGGCTTATCGAAACGTTTCCTGCATAAACAGGTGCCTCAGAAATATATCGATCGTCTGAACTATGAATTACAAATTATTCATATGATGGGTTTCGATGATTATTTTCTGATCGTCTGGGATTATGTCCGCTATGCGAAAGTGCATGGCATCTTAGTCGGGCCGGGACGAGGCAGTGCTGCTGGATCATTAGTGGCGTATGTTTTGGGCATTACCAATATCGATCCATTAAAGTATGATCTGCTTTTTGAACGATTCCTCAATCCGGAACGTGTTTCGATGCCTGATATTGATATCGACTTTGAAGATGATCGCCGTGATGAAGTGGTTAATTATGTGATTGAAAAATATGGTCAGGATCATGTCTGCCAGATTGTCACCTTCAATACCTATGGGCCTCGTGTCGCTTTAAAGGATATGGGAAAGGTCATGGATCTGCCCTTACCGCGCTTAGAGATGATTGCGAAGATGATTCCTACTGGTCCGAAAAACAAAAAGACCATTACCGAGATGTATAATACCAGTGCTTCTTTCCAAAAGGCGATCAATGAAAATCAGACCTTACGGAAGATCATCGGCGCGATTTCGATTATTGAACACTTACCGCGTAATATTTCGATGCATGCGGCAGGGGTTGTCTTATCAACAAGGCCGCTAAGAGAATCAGTGCCTTTAGTCATTGGTCCCTCTTCGATGATTATGTCCCAGTACTCTAAGGACTACATTGAAAAAGCCGGCTTACTGAAAATGGACTTTTTGGGACTTCGTAACTTAACGATGATGGCTTATATCAAGAAAGATATTGAAACCCATCAGCATCGCACCATCGATTTGAATCATCTTCCTTTAGATGATGTCAAAACCTATCAGATGTTATCAAGGGCAGATACCTTTGGGGTATTCCAGTTAGAATCGGCCGGGATGCGTCATTTATTAAGAAGGATGAAGCCGCATGCTTTTAATGATATTGTCGATGCCATTGCCCTTTATCGACCAGGGCCAATGGAAAATATCCCATTATATTTAGAAAGACGGCAAAGTCATCATGTCACGTATTTAGTGCCTGCTTTAGAGCCGATTCTCTCTTCTACCTATGGGATTATTATTTATCAGGAACAGATTATGCAGATCGCGCAGGTGATTGCCGGCTTTAGCTTAGGCAAAGCCGATGTCTTACGAAAAGCTGTGTCGAAAAAGAATGCGAAAACGATGGCTGAAATGAAGGAAGCCTTCATTCAAGGCTCGTTAAAGCAAGGGTATTCTTTAAAGATTGCTACGCAAATCTATGATTTGATTGAGAAGTTTGCCAATTATGGTTTTAACAAGTCACACTCCGTTGCTTACGCCTTTGTGGCGTATCAGTTAGCGTATTTAAAAGTCCATGCACCGCTTTATTTCTTCGCTTCGATTCTCTCGAACGAAGGCGCTTCTGCCAATACGAAGATTCACTGTATTGAAGAAGCCAAGCGTTATCATGTCAAGATCTTACCGCCATCGATCAATCGCTCGCTTAACCGTTTTACCGTTGAAGAAGGCGGCATTCGCTTCGCTCTCACAAGCATTAAAAATGTTGGCTATAGCGGCTATAAAGATATCGCCAAAGAGCGTGAAGAACATGGTCCATTTAACGATTTTGTGGACTTTTTAGGACGGATGAGCGGTCGTCTTAATAGCAAGATGATTGATTCCCTGATTTCGGCCGGGGCTTTTGATGACTTTGGCATGAGTCGGGCGATGCTGAAGGGGAACTTAGCGACGTTAGTGGAATTCTCCCGTTTAAAGATGGCATTAGTGGAAGTGGAGACACCGGTTTTAAAGGATTATGAAGAAAACCGCTATCAGCGTTTAGAAGAAGAAAAAGATGTTTTAGGCATTTATTTATCCACCCATCCGATGGCTTATAAAAAGCAGAAGATCGCGATTCCTTTGACGAATTTAAGTGATTTGGAAGAGCATGTCAATGAAGTGGTGGATGTTATGATGATGATCGATCACGTCCGTGTGATTGTCGATAAAAGAGCGCGTGAGATGGCCTTTGTGGAAGGCAGTGATGATACTTCATCACAGGATTTTGTCATCTTTGCGTCGCAATATAGTACATATAAAAACAGTTTAGAAAGAGGAAAGGTGATCGTTGCCAATGTCCGCATTAGCATGCGTGATCGTCTTTCGCTGATTATTAATAAAGTAAAGGAAATAAATGAATGGAAGAATTAATATTAATTGATGGGAATTCCCTCTTATTCAAAGCTTTTTATGCCACGAGTTATAATGGGAATTTCATGGAGAATAAAGATGGTATTCCAACCAATGCCGTCTTCGGCTTTGCCCGGATGATGAAAAAGATCTTAGAGCGCAATGCCAAATATGTGTTAGTTGCTTTTGATGCCGGCAAACATACATTCCGTAATGATATGTTAGAGAGTTATAAAGCCACGCGTAAAGAAACACCAGCGGAATTAGTGCCGCAGTTTGCGATGGTGAGAGAATACTTAACGGCGCATAATATTGCATACTTCGAAAAGGAAGGCTACGAAGGTGATGATATTATTGGGACTTTAGTTAAGTTTGGGGAATCCCATAACTTAACCGTTTCTGTCTTTACTGGTGATAAAGATGCTTTCCAGTTATGTTCCGATCACACAACCATTTATCGTACGGTGAAAGGGGTCAGTGAATTAGATATTTATAATCCTGCCACTTTAAAAGAAAAGTGGGATTTAGCGCCTGATCAGATCCGTGATATGTTAGGGCTGATGGGGGACACTGCTGATAATATTCCAGGAATTAAAGGGGTTGGCGAAAAGACCGCTTTAAAACTGTTACATCAGTATGGCACCATTGAAGGCATTGATGAACATAAAGAAGAAATCAAAGGCAAGTTAGGGGAAAAGGTCAGAGCCGGCATTGAAGATGCGAAAATGAGTAAAGAAGTAGCCACGATCTTAACGGATATTCCTTTAGATGTGGACTTAGAAACCGCTCATTATGATGGTTATGACTTTGACACCCTCAAAGATTTCTTTAAAAAGTATGATATGAATTCACTCATTCGTGATATTTCGAAAGAAGCCATCACGCCCAGACGCGCCTTAACTTTTGACTTAGTGAATCGTGCTCCTGAGAATCTTGGGGATAGTGCTCTTTACACAGCGATCTATGATGAAAATTATCATAAATCCATTATCTTAGGCTTTGGGGTTTATAATGATACCCACGCCTTCTTTATCTCTTTTGAAGATGCTCTTAAAGATCAAAACTTCTTAAATTATTTAAAAGATGCATCGATTAAGAAATATGGCTTTGCGATTAAAAGTATGATTAACGGCTTACGCTGGAATGGTATTGAAGTCAATGGCTTATCTTTTGACTTATCCTTAGCGACATATGTCTTGTCGCCATCCATTAAAGAAGTGATGAAAAATGTGGCGGATTTCTATGGCTATGATGATGTGCGCTATGAAGAAGAGGTTTATGGCAAAGGCGCGAAAAAACATATTCCAGAAACCGAAATCTTAGCCCGTGACTGCGTGGAAAAAGCCCGCTGCATTTATGAATTGATGCCTCAGGCGATTGGTAAGCTTAAAGAAGCAGAGCAGTATGAATTATATGAAAACCTCGAATTACCAGTTACTTATATCTTAGCGGATATGGAATTTGCCGGTGCGAAAGTTGATGAAAATATTCTGAAATCGATGGATCAGGCCTTTGATCAGGAAATTGGTGAAATCGAAAGTCAGATCTATGACTTAGCAGGAGAAAACTTCAATATTTCTTCGCCTAAACAGTTAGGGACGATTCTCTTTGAAAAGTTAGGTCTGAAAAATGGCAAGAAGACCAAAACCGGGTATTCCACTTCCCAGGATATCTTAGAAAAGAATATTGAGGCTCATCCGATTGTCCCATTAGTATTACGTTATCGCATGTTAACGAAGTTATCGAGCACCTACTTAAAAGGATTACAGGATCAGATCTTTCCAGATGGCAAGATCCATACCATTTATAAACAGACCTTAACCCAGACGGGCCGTTTATCCTCAGTGGATCCAAACTTACAAAATATTCCCGTACGCACGCACGAAGGAAAAATGATTCGTAAGGCCTTTGTCTCTGATCATGGTTATCTTTTATCGTTTGACTATTCCCAGATTGAGCTGCGTATCTTAGCGCATTTAGCGCATGTCCCTAAGCTTATTGAAGCGTTCAAAGCGGATAAGGATATTCATGCCCATACCGCTGCTTTAGTCTTTGGCGTCAATGATGAAGATGTCACGCCAGAGATGCGTCGTCAGGCCAAAGCCGTCAACTTCGGGATTATTTATGGCATGACGGAATTCCGTCTCGCCAAAGATATTGGCATGTCTTTAGACGAAGCGCGCGACTTTATTGCCCGTTATTATGCGACTTATCCAGAAATTCGGACATATATGGAGGGCATTGTTAAAGAATGTGAAGCGCAGGGCTATGTCTCTACCGTACTCAATCGTAAACGTTTTATTCCAACCATTCATGATAAAAACCGTATGGTTAGAGAACAGGCGAAACGTTTTGCAATGAATGCACCAATCCAGGGCAGCGGGGCTGATATTATGAAATTAGCCATGATTAAAGTGCAGGAAGCGATCAATGCCCATCACTTCAAATCAGAGATTATCTTACAGGTGCATGATGAATTGATCTTTGATGTTTATAAAGATGAAATTGATACCTTTATGCCAGTTGTCAAAGAAGCGATGGAAACATGCTTCGCCTTAGACGTCCCACTTAAAGTGGAAGGCAACTACGCTGATAACTGGTGTGATCTGAAGTAGGTGAGTGTATGCCTGAAGGACCAGAAGTCGAAACGGTGCGACGCACCCTCAAACATTTTGTCTTACATCGGACAATTACCAAAGTAACCGTGCGTTATCCGAAGATTATTGATGGGGACGCTGAAGCTTTTGTGCAGGCGGTTACTAATCAGACAATCGAAGATATTAAACGTAAAGGCAAATATCTGATCTTCATCTTAGATGATGTGGCCTTTATTTCCCATTTGCGAATGGAAGGCAAATACAATATCAAACCAGCGGATACGCTGTATCAAAAACATGATCATATCATCTTTTACTTAGATGATGGCACGACTCTGCGCTATAACGATACGCGTAAGTTTGGCCGGATGAAACTCGTCGATAAGGATCACTATTTAGAGGTCTTGCCGTTAAGCAAGCTAGGACCGGATCCTTTTTCGGCTACCTTTGAAGAGGTCTATCCGAAGATCCATCGAAGCCATTTACCGATCAAAACCTTATTGCTTGATCAAAGCATTATGTGTGGGATCGGGAATATTTATGCCAATGAAATCTGTTTTGCGATGAAGATGGATCCCCGTACCCGCGCTTCTCGTTTATCGAAAAACCGGGTGAAAGAACTGATTGTGGTGACGCGCCAGATCTTAGAGGAAGCGATCAAGCAGGGGGGCACCACCATTCATTCCTTTGATGCCAACGGCATCACCGGACTTTTTCAGGTAAAGCTGAAAGTCCATGCGCAAACGACCTGTCAGGAATGCGGGTCACCAATTAAAAAAATACAATTAAACGGCCGCGGCACTTACTTCTGCCCGGTCTGTCAGAAAAGGAGGTACTAAGATGTTAAACTGGGGTATTATTGGCCTAGGCAATGTGGCAAAGCGCTTTGCGGCTTCATTAACCCATTTTCCGGAAGCTGCGCTTTATGCGATCGCTTCGCAAACGCCAGAAAAACGCGAAGCCTTTCAAAAGGCTTTTCCAGCGGAAAAAGTGTATGACAGCTATGCCGCGTTATTAAACGATGAAGAAGTTGATGTGGTTTATATCGCGCTGCCTCATGGGATGCACTATAAATGGGCGAAAGCGGCTTTAGAAGCGAATAAATGTGTGCTCATTGAAAAGCCAGCTGTGTTACATGCACAGGAATTTGTCGAACTTTCACAAATTGCGTCTTCTCGTCAGCTCTTTTTGATGGAAGCGATGAAGTCACGCTTTATCCCGCTCAATAAAGTGATTCATCAGGAAGTTACGAGCGGCCTGATTGGTCAAATCGTTTCAATTGAAAATCATTTCCAGTCGCATCATGACTATGATGCGTACTCATATCTCTATGATGAAGTGCAAGGCGGCGCCTTATATGACTGCGGCACTTACTGCTTAGCATCCGTCTTAGATTTAGTGCCAGGACAAATGACCGCTATTCAAAACAATGTCACATATCATCATGGCGTTGATGTGTATGATGAAGTGCATTTGACTTTTGAAAATGGCGTGAAGGCTCTTTGCGTCTGCTCCATTGAAGATGCGGTCAAAGATCGCTCCATGATCATTAAAGGCACTAATGGGCAAATCAAGGTCGACTATTTCTATCGTCCTACTGAAGCGCTCATTGAAGCGGGGGAAGAATCATATACGGTTACCGTTGAGATTCCTTATGATGACTTTTATCCGGAAATTGAAGCGGTTCATCAGGGCATCAGCTATTTAAAAACGGAATCGCCACTCATGTCTCATCAGGATTCGATTCGCTTATCGCAGACGTTAGAAGCGATTAAGAAGGTGTCTCATGGTTAAAGTGATTGGTATTACCGGCGGCATTGCCACCGGTAAATCCACCGTTACCAAAGCTCTCAAAAAAGCCGGTTATACGGTTTTAGATGCCGATGAAATCGCCCATCAGGCGTATCTGCCTGATAATCCTTGTTATGCGCAGATTATTGAACACTTTGATGTCTTGGAAGAGGGCGCAATCTCCCGCACCAAATTAGGGGCCATTGTTTTTCGCGATGAGAAAGCGCGTAAGCAGCTTGAAGACATTATTCATCCTTATGTGCGCAGCTGCCTTATAGAGGGCATTCGTAAAAGTCAGGACGCTCTTCTGTTTATTGATGTGCCGCTTTTATTTGAAGCGCATTTTGATGATTTATGTGATGCGATTATCGTTGTGAGTGCTTCTCGAGAGATTGAGGTCAAACGCCTGATGGCGCGTAATCATTTCAGCTTAGAAGAGGCATCGCGTCGGATTGCATCGCAGATGCCGTTAGAAGAAAAAGTGAAAAGAGCCACTTATGTGATTGATAATTCTTATGATCGGATGCATTTGAAAAAATGCATTGATCGGGTAATGAAGGAGATTCGCATGCATGTATAAAACAGATACTTATTTATGTGAAATGACTTATCCTTTAGATGAAGTGCAGCGGGATATTATCACTTATTTGTATTTACCGCTCATTGGCGTGCAGGCTTATAGCCTGTATCATTTCCTCTATGAGGAAGCTCGAAGGATGGATCGCGTTCATCGCAGCTGCGCGCTTACGCGTATTACTTCGACTATTAATGTGTCAGTAGCAGGTTTAGAGGATGCTTTGAAGATGTTAGAGGGGATCGGCCTGTTACGCAGTTTTTATAAGCAAGGCCGTTTCCTCTTTGTCATCCAGTCACCTTTATCTCTGAAAGCTTTCTTTTCTAATCAGGTCTTAGTGACGCTGCTTATGCATACCATTGGCGAAGAAGACTTCCATCTTACGCGTAATCATTTCCGGGTCGTCAAAGAAGACAAAGAAGGCTATGAAGAAAAGACATCTTCCTTTGGTTCGATTTACAGTGTCGATTTATCGCAGAGTCGGCCATTAGATACGCAAGGTCACTTTCTTAATTATAATGAAGGACAGTTTGCCTTGGATTATGATTTGACATTATTTTATGAATCGCTCAAAGACTATTCCTTACCGCTTGGTGAGGTGCATCACTATGATGAACTGTATAAGCAGTTAGCGGTGCTTTATTCGATTGATGCCATTTCTCTAGCGAGCATGGTGCGGGAAGCTTTTAAAGAGGGAGTGTTAGATGTTGAAGCACTCAAAAGACAAGCGCGCAGTTTCTATGAGATGGATAATCATTCACGCTTATCGCAGGTTTATCGCACGCAGCCACAGCAGTATCGCAATTTAGAAGCCTCGCACGGGGCTTTAGATGATCATCTCCATTACTTAGAGACGATCTCGCCTTATCAGTTATTAAAGAATAAACAGGGCGGCGCAGAGCCGGTGATGCATGATTTAACGATTTGTGAAACGCTGATGACGCAGCTTCATTTAACCCCTGGCGTCGTCAATGTCTTATTGGAATATGCGATGGGGAATAATGATGGCCGCTTATCGAGAGCTTATTGTGAAACAATTGGTGCGGCCTGGGCAAGAAAGCATATCAAAACGGCCAAACAGGCTTATGAGGAAGCAATGAAGCTCACCCCAGAGCGGAAAGCGAAAGTGCATAGCGAAAAGAAGAAACGGGCGATTAAGAAAGAAGTGGATGAGCAGGCTTCTCATATCAATCTTGATGAATTATTAAATCAGTTAGATCCAGGAGATGATCAGTTATGATAGATGTATCGAAAAGTGTGCCAGTGTTTGAAGATATCAAACGGCGCAAAGAGGAAAGTTTGAAAGCGTTAATGCAGGATCAGGATATTGCGCAGTTTGTCCATGTTCATCGCTTAAGCAAAGCCGTTGTTGAAGATGGCTGGGCGGAGCTGCTTGATTATTATGATGATC harbors:
- a CDS encoding Gfo/Idh/MocA family protein; this translates as MLNWGIIGLGNVAKRFAASLTHFPEAALYAIASQTPEKREAFQKAFPAEKVYDSYAALLNDEEVDVVYIALPHGMHYKWAKAALEANKCVLIEKPAVLHAQEFVELSQIASSRQLFLMEAMKSRFIPLNKVIHQEVTSGLIGQIVSIENHFQSHHDYDAYSYLYDEVQGGALYDCGTYCLASVLDLVPGQMTAIQNNVTYHHGVDVYDEVHLTFENGVKALCVCSIEDAVKDRSMIIKGTNGQIKVDYFYRPTEALIEAGEESYTVTVEIPYDDFYPEIEAVHQGISYLKTESPLMSHQDSIRLSQTLEAIKKVSHG
- the coaE gene encoding dephospho-CoA kinase (Dephospho-CoA kinase (CoaE) performs the final step in coenzyme A biosynthesis.); this encodes MVKVIGITGGIATGKSTVTKALKKAGYTVLDADEIAHQAYLPDNPCYAQIIEHFDVLEEGAISRTKLGAIVFRDEKARKQLEDIIHPYVRSCLIEGIRKSQDALLFIDVPLLFEAHFDDLCDAIIVVSASREIEVKRLMARNHFSLEEASRRIASQMPLEEKVKRATYVIDNSYDRMHLKKCIDRVMKEIRMHV
- a CDS encoding DnaD domain protein — its product is MYKTDTYLCEMTYPLDEVQRDIITYLYLPLIGVQAYSLYHFLYEEARRMDRVHRSCALTRITSTINVSVAGLEDALKMLEGIGLLRSFYKQGRFLFVIQSPLSLKAFFSNQVLVTLLMHTIGEEDFHLTRNHFRVVKEDKEGYEEKTSSFGSIYSVDLSQSRPLDTQGHFLNYNEGQFALDYDLTLFYESLKDYSLPLGEVHHYDELYKQLAVLYSIDAISLASMVREAFKEGVLDVEALKRQARSFYEMDNHSRLSQVYRTQPQQYRNLEASHGALDDHLHYLETISPYQLLKNKQGGAEPVMHDLTICETLMTQLHLTPGVVNVLLEYAMGNNDGRLSRAYCETIGAAWARKHIKTAKQAYEEAMKLTPERKAKVHSEKKKRAIKKEVDEQASHINLDELLNQLDPGDDQL